A single region of the Vicia villosa cultivar HV-30 ecotype Madison, WI linkage group LG4, Vvil1.0, whole genome shotgun sequence genome encodes:
- the LOC131598236 gene encoding uncharacterized protein LOC131598236: MVAHNSQFQEETRSTLRNTGSSIKNLEIQMSQIAQQMTNTQPQGALPSATVTNPRENNHVNAVTTRSNKSKETHEKNTDEEDMLIEVDVEIKENEVVRKEVIGEEGVVKEKVATPKPAVRLPFPTRNRKKEQHEKNFEKFLEMFKKLELNIPFLEALEQMPTYVKFMKDIISKKRTIDSDPIILTETCNAILQGMKIPVKKEIKVR; the protein is encoded by the coding sequence ATGGTCGCTCACAATTCTCAATTCCAAGAGGAAACAAGGAGCACTCTAAGAAACacaggatcttcaatcaaaaatctggagaTTCAAATGAGTCAAATTGCACAACAAATGACCAATACTCAACCACAGGGTGCTTTACCAAGTGCCACGGTTACGAATCCTAGAGAGAATAATCATGTGAACGCTGTGACAACAAGGAGCAATAAATCAAAGGAAACACATGAGAAAAACACTGATGAAGAAGATATGTTGATTGAAGTAGATGTGGAGATTAAAGAAAATGAGGTAGTAAGAAAAGAAGTCATAGGCGAAGAAGGAGTAGTCAAAGAAAAAGTTGCTACACCTAAACCAGCGGTGAGACTTCCTTTTCCCACAAGGAATaggaagaaagaacaacatgagaagAACTTCGAGAAGTTTCtagagatgttcaagaaacttgagctAAATATTCCATTCTTAGAGGCACTGGAGCAAATGCCTACATATGTGAAGTTCATGAAGGATATCATTTCAAAGAAGCGAACAATCGACAGTGACCCAATTATTCTAACCGAAACATGTAATGCTATTTTGCAGGGGATGAAGATCCCAGTTAAAAAAGAGATCAAGGTTCGGTGA